The following proteins are encoded in a genomic region of Fusarium oxysporum f. sp. lycopersici 4287 chromosome 1, whole genome shotgun sequence:
- a CDS encoding serine/threonine-protein kinase PRP4 yields the protein MMHPSRQAYVEDAEPQGIALEDVPDDHDYDIPMGGTGVPSEKASAILSQFNRKRLAATIAVPTDDTRVRAKLREMGEPVTLFGEALVDRRDRLRELLTIQAEMTGLENGDITMEDAGDQDQEEEQEEEFYSRGGPELLQARLKLAEYSLPRAKKRVQFQKVESTIPLRTQVKFRKQVKERLQAFELQGSQTVGERHVSMTRISPNGELVAVGNWGGQVKLVEIPSLNQKTTFRGHTNKISGLSWFPGSTLPEHNVSPDTVNLASGGAEGSIHLWSLNQDTPLSTLEGHSQRVCRIEFHPSGRYMASASEDTSWRLWDVETTAEVLLQEGHSRGVYAVSFNTDGSLLASAGLDSIGRIWDLRSGRTVMILDGHLDGHIKPIHALDWSSDGHRVLSGSADGWIKCWDVRKVQRTGGIGAHTSAVSDMRWFKGLDDPLTGVPPGVDDKGAQLPKKSGTFFVSSGFDRNVKIFSADDWTLVQTLSGHTGPVASVDYSRDGKWIVSGGHDRTVKLWGRNDGEGV from the coding sequence ATGATGCACCCATCGCGGCAGGCGTACGTCGAGGACGCCGAGCCTCAAGGAATCGCATTGGAAGATGTCCCCGATGACCATGACTACGATATTCCAATGGGCGGAACAGGTGTTCCATCTGAAAAAGCTTCCGCCATCCTCAGCCAATTCAATCGCAAACGCCTAGCAGCAACGATAGCAGTCCCTACCGATGATACTCGAGTCCGCGCAAAGCTTCGAGAGATGGGTGAACCAGTTACTCTGTTCGGAGAGGCACTTGTGGATCGTCGGGATCGATTACGGGAACTTCTTACCATCCAGGCAGAGATGACAGGGTTGGAAAATGGTGATATCACGATGGAGGACGCTGGAGACCAGGAtcaagaggaggagcaggaggaggagttCTACTCAAGAGGTGGGCCTGAACTTCTACAGGCGCGGTTAAAGCTTGCTGAATACTCTCTGCCGCGAGCCAAGAAGAGAGTTCAATTTCAAAAAGTTGAATCCACGATCCCTCTACGCACCCAAGTCAAGTTTCGCAAACAAGTCAAGGAGAGATTACAGGCATTCGAACTCCAGGGCAGTCAGACGGTTGGCGAACGTCATGTCAGCATGACTCGCATATCTCCCAACGGCGAGTTGGTCGCTGTAGGCAACTGGGGTGGGCAAGTCAAGCTGGTCGAAATACCAAGCTTGAACCAAAAGACAACCTTCCGCGGTCACACCAACAAGATTAGCGGCTTATCTTGGTTTCCTGGATCTACCCTACCAGAACACAATGTTTCACCTGACACCGTTAACCTGGCGTCAGGCGGTGCCGAGGGCTCGATTCATTTATGGTCTCTGAACCAAGATACTCCCCTGTCCACACTCGAAGGACATTCACAGCGAGTGTGTCGTATCGAGTTCCATCCCTCTGGACGTTATATGGCCTCTGCTTCTGAGGATACTTCATGGCGTCTCTGGGATGTTGAAACAACTGCAGAGGTTCTCCTTCAAGAAGGTCACTCAAGAGGTGTCTACGCTGTCAGTTTTAACACTGACGGATCCTTACTCGCGAGTGCTGGTCTGGACAGCATAGGTAGAATCTGGGACTTGCGTTCCGGACGTACCGTCATGATCCTGGATGGGCATCTTGACGGACACATAAAACCCATCCATGCGCTGGACTGGAGCTCTGATGGACACAGGGTACTATCTGGCTCAGCTGATGGTTGGATCAAGTGTTGGGATGTTCGAAAGGTGCAAAGGACAGGCGGTATTGGTGCGCACACCAGTGCTGTCTCTGATATGCGTTGGTTCAAAGGTCTCGACGATCCTCTCACTGGTGTTCCAcctggtgttgatgataaggGCGCACAGCTACCTAAAAAGTCGGGCACCTTCTTCGTATCAAGCGGCTTTGACAGAAATGTCAAGATCTTCTCGGCAGACGACTGGACACTGGTGCAGACGCTCAGCGGCCATACAGGCCCAGTTGCCAGCGTCGACTATAGCAGGGACGGCAAGTGGATTGTCAGTGGAGGCCACGATCGCACAGTCAAACTATGGGGTCGCAATGATGGCGAGGGAGTCTAA
- a CDS encoding AGC/RSK/RSKP70 protein kinase (At least one base has a quality score < 10), translated as MISQAPAAVTTVRGFQTTPATSGDEDSDHGHSEAPTPRRKTPGRNLIINDVVSANCSPTFRAHPSPAMSGIAKLRMQMEPLSLDGGSPCHSMSRAGSQQGLALEFRKQMISRTQSREDVRSEAGSEISDSSISYEVNLEHDFASESVRERSGYLETLEGGLAPNRKMTSEDFEQLRCLGKGTYGTVLLVKQRATGRLYAQKQFKKASLVVHKKLVEQTKTERQILESVNRHPFVVKLFYAFQDQEQLYLILEYGQGGELFTHLNTEKMFSEDVAAFYMAEMLLAISHLHNDLGVVYRDLKPENCLLDAEGHLLLTDFGLSKVSVDQNESCNSMLGTVEYMAPEVVLGKKYGKAVDWWSFGALGYDLMTGNPPFRGQNHAKIQDNIVKQKLVLPYFLSPDAKDLLTRLLRKDPSKRLGAVMPKDLATMKKHRFFRKIDWKKLAERELEPPIQPMITDPELAENFAPEFTELSISPVLPNKEAWPRSLPKDELFGGFSFVASSSLLNEDRFAAFAQT; from the coding sequence ATGATAAGCCAGGCACCTGCCGCGGTCACTACCGTCCGCGGATTCCAGACTACACCTGCTACTTCGGGCGACGAAGACTCCGACCACGGACACAGCGAGGCCCCTACTCCGCGGCGCAAGACTCCCGGCCGAAACCTGATCATCAACGATGTCGTGAGTGCCAACTGCAGCCCTACCTTCCGCGCCCATCCCTCGCCCGCCATGTCGGGCATCGCCAAACTGCGCATGCAGATGGAGCCTCTGAGCCTCGATGGAGGGTCCCCATGCCACTCCATGAGTCGTGCTGGAAGTCAACAAGGACTGGCGCTTGAGTTTCGAAAGCAAATGATCAGCCGTACGCAGAGTCGAGAGGATGTTCGCAGCGAGGCTGGTAGCGAGATTTCAGACAGCTCTATTAGTTACGAGGTTAACCTCGAGCACGATTTTGCTAGCGAGAGTGTTCGAGAGCGTAGTGGATATCTCGAAACCCTAGAGGGCGGCCTTGCGCCAAACCGTAAGATGACGTCGGAGGACTTTGAACAGCTGCGATGTCTTGGCAAGGGTACCTATGGTACTGTATTACTCGTCAAGCAACGCGCGACTGGAAGACTCTACGCCCAGAAGCAATTCAAGAAGGCCTCGCTTGTCGTCCACAAGAAGCTCGTTGAGCAGACCAAGACTGAGCGACAGATTCTCGAGTCCGTCAACAGACATCCATTTGTTGTCAAGCTGTTCTATGCtttccaagaccaagagcaACTATACCTCATTCTTGAATACGGACAGGGCGGTGAGCTCTTCACCCATCTCAACACCGAAAAGATGTTCTCGGAGGATGTGGCCGCATTCTACATGGCGGAGATGCTTCTAGCCATCTCTCACCTTCACAACGATCTCGGCGTGGTCTACCGCGATCTCAAGCCGGAGAACTGCCTTCTAGACGCTGAAGGCCATCTCCTCCTGACTGACTTTGGTCTTTCCAAGGTCTCGGTCGACCAGAATGAGAGCTGCAACTCGATGCTGGGAACTGTCGAGTACATGGCGCCCGAGGTGGTCCTTGGAAAGAAGTATGGAAAGGCAGTCGACTGGTGGTCGTTTGGAGCCCTCGGATACGACCTGATGACTGGAAACCCACCTTTCCGTGGCCAAAACCACGCCAAGATCCAagacaacatcgtcaagcaGAAGCTGGTTCTTCCTTACTTCCTGAGCCCTGATGCTAAAGACCTACTCACCCGACTTCTTCGCAAGGACCCCAGCAAGCGTCTCGGTGCCGTGATGCCCAAGGATCtggcgacgatgaagaaACACCGGTTCTTCCGCAAGATTgactggaagaagctggcgGAGCGCGAGCTTGAGCCACCGATTCAGCCCATGATCACGGACCCTGAGCTAGCCGAGAACTTCGCCCCAGAGTTTACAGAGCTGTCCATCAGCCCGGTGCTACCAAACAAGGAGGCCTGGCCTCGAAGTCTCCCTAAGGATGAGCTCTTTGGAGGATTTAGTTTTGTTGCATCTTCAAGCCTGTTGAATGAAGATCGATTCGCGGCTTTTGCCCAGACCTGA